The Punica granatum isolate Tunisia-2019 chromosome 4, ASM765513v2, whole genome shotgun sequence genome has a window encoding:
- the LOC116205248 gene encoding uncharacterized protein LOC116205248: MPGIDQSIPSPISSPIFPEKASFLFSGSADQHGRILSSVPPAMKRSSLFAASMAAVSATATVSAASPPSNFTCNCNFKLSLQEAGSSRDHEDSSLQSAASDSSLQSAASTDKFAPRFDGLRFIETLVTAHR; this comes from the exons ATGCCGGGAATTGACCAATCAATCCCTTCCCCCATTTCCTCTCCCATTTTCCCTGAGAAAGCTTCGTTCCTCTTCTCGGGCTCAGCAGATCAGCACGGCAGGATCCTCTCTTCAGTGCCCCCAGCGATGAAGAGGTCGAGTCTCTTCGCAGCTTCCATGGCTGCCGTGTCTGCAACTGCCACCGTCTCTGCTGCTTCTCCCCCGTCAAACTTCACCTGCAATTGCAATTTCAAACTCTCCCTCCAG GAGGCTGGCTCCAGCAGAGATCATGAGGATTCTTCCTTGCAATCTGCTGCTTCGGATTCTTCCTTGCAATCAGCTGCTTCAACCGATAAGTTCGCCCCGAGATTCGACGGGCTGCGGTTTATTGAAACACTGGTTACTGCTCACAGATGA
- the LOC116205247 gene encoding callose synthase 12-like: MNGCRHRSLPEQEVDNLVPPLDVGAAGVDSQLFPSVQAAVTDLRRLAMVLCNLPSASAMLWQPHHDLLDWLGLIFGFQGDNVRNQRDHLILHLANLHMRLPNSSACALDLKAIRGYREKLLENYEEWCSYLSVRSSVTVSGNPDDNDQIMWRELLYVSLYLLIWGEAANLRFLPECLCYIFHHMAMELNRILEGCLDNDTMPAYSGENSFLNRVVKPIYNTIRSEAKSSLNGFAPYSKWRNYEDFNEYFWSRGCFEGLKWPLNLESKFFEGAGKTGFVERRSFWNVFRSFHRLWLMLILFFQGAIILAWEEDNRRPWQALSNRNVKVRFLSVLVTWSGIEFLKSMLDILTQYSLVRRETLSLGVRMLVNSLISGSWAFTLGWLYIQIWSKKREDGSWFPEADRREKEFLKAACPFLLLKLLAFSLSFMPRISNFLIKKCRIYGLLTNRSYVGRGLREGLFGSAKYSVFWVIILSAKFSFSYFLQIQPMIKPTKELWNLNVVSYRLPEVFTDRSVLIIGLLWFPVVLIYLMDLQIWYTISTFMVGVAVGIFSRLGVIQNIGQLRCRFDEFAWEVMHKFNFMPKESMPHEMENHQRFIMRNKVTSEIMKLKSDHVMVRKFSLLWNEIVGAFREEDVISDYEVELLMFPLNYWNVSVITWPCFLLRDNLIRALSETQNIADAPDKWVCYKIFKEELTRCAVVEAYDSIKHLLLEKIIDSRTEEHSIVTACFQEVDESLEVGRFTKRFNMMKLPLIHVALIEFVESLTKAERDLDKVVNSLQTLYVIYVQEFIQERRSIRQLSEDGLAPRHAPSDCSVLFGNAVELPGAGDTAFAQQIRRLQIILTSRDSMENIPVNDEIRRRIVFFCNSLFMGIPKAPSVEKMKAFSVLTPYYDEDVLYSKEELKTNNEDGINVLYYLQTVYDEDWKKFMERMRREGMENESEIWTTKLIDLRHWASYRGQTLARTVRGMMYYGRAIKFLSFLESLSEIGSSEGSEEPVASSYSVKGHHPDISTMKFTYLVTCQNYGDQKVRNDPRAEEILYLMKKYEALRVAYVDEVLKGNDEYEYYSVLSRYDPALQKEVEVYRIKLPGPFKLGEGKPENQNHAIIFTRGDAVQTIDMNQESYFEEALKMGNLLEEFDTHYGIRKPTILGLREHIFTASVSSLAWLMSAQETGFVTSGQRVLANPLKVRMHYGHPDVFDRIWFLTRGGVSKASRVINICEDIFAGFNCTVRGGNVTHHEYMRIGKGRDVGLNQISMFEAKIASGSAEQLLSRDVYRLGHKLDFFRMLSFYHSTVGFYFNNIMVIWTMYVLFWGKLYMALSGAEDFQMGLDRDALRAILVIQLVQLVLFTGLPMIVDGSVEYGIYSAIWDFMISQLQLSSVFYTFSMGTRAHFFGRTILHGGAKYRGTGRGFVVMRESFASIYRLYARSHFVKAIELALVLTMYSLYSPLANGTFAFIDTSISGWFLVFSWMLSPFIFNPSGFTWFKTVDDLDQFKRWIWYPGGMFGKEEDSWERWWYQEQDHLRTTGFWGKLLEIILGLRFFFFQYGIVYQLRIASGRTNFYVYLLSWVYVAVPFAAHIMISHAHRKYAAKRHIYYRFLNSLGILVLLLVITALFLLTSFTIGDLVVGLVAAVPTGWGLVSVAQVLSPLLQRTLLWSTVVSVARLYDLLLGLIVMAPVAILSWLPGVQSMQTRVLFNAAFCRGLQVRQMLAGIMLKPISSD, translated from the exons ATGAACGGCTGCCGGCATCGCTCGTTACCAGAGCAGGAAGTCGACAACTTAGTCCCACCTCTTGATGTTGGTGCTGCCGGTGTCGACTCCCAGCTCTTCCCGTCGGTTCAGGCAGCCGTGACTGATCTGAGAAGGCTGGCTATGGTCCTCTGCAATCTGCCCTCTGCCTCTGCCATGTTGTGGCAACCCCACCATGATCTGCTGGACTGGCTCGGCCTTATCTTCGGCTTCCAAGGAGACAACGTTAGGAACCAGCGGGACCATCTCATCCTCCACCTTGCGAACCTCCACATGCGCCTCCCCAACAGCAGTGCTTGTGCGCTCGATCTGAAGGCCATTCGTGGCTACCGTGAGAAGTTGCTGGAGAATTACGAGGAGTGGTGTTCCTATTTAAGCGTGAGATCGAGTGTAACAGTAAGTGGTAACCCTGACGACAATGACCAGATCATGTGGCGGGAACTTCTGTACGTTTCTCTATATCTTCTCATCTGGGGTGAGGCCGCTAATTTACGGTTTTTACCAGAGTGCCTCTGCTATATATTCCATCACATGGCAATGGAGTTGAACAGAATCCTGGAGGGGTGTTTAGATAATGATACCATGCCCGCTTATTCAGGGGAAAATTCGTTCCTGAACCGCGTGGTGAAGCCCATTTACAATACCATCCGATCAGAGGCAAAAAGCAGTCTCAATGGGTTTGCCCCGTACAGTAAGTGGAGAAATTATGAAGATTTTAATGAGTACTTTTGGAGCAGGGGGTGCTTCGAGGGCCTCAAGTGGCCGTTAAATCTGGAGAGTAAATTCTTCGAAGGTGCAGGAAAGACGGGGTTTGTGGAACGAAGGTCGTTTTGGAATGTCTTCAGGAGCTTCCACAGGCTCTGGCTGATGCTGATTCTGTTCTTTCAGGGTGCTATTATCCTGGCTTGGGAGGAGGACAACCGCCGCCCATGGCAGGCCCTGTCAAATCGGAATGTGAAGGTTCGATTCCTTTCCGTCCTAGTCACATGGAGCGGCATAGAGTTCTTGAAGTCAATGCTTGATATCCTGACACAGTATAGTCTGGTCAGGAGGGAGACCTTATCACTTGGTGTGAGAATGCTAGTGAATAGCCTCATCTCAGGTTCATGGGCTTTCACTTTGGGATGGCTCTACATTCAGATTTGGTCGAAGAAGAGGGAGGACGGAAGTTGGTTCCCTGAAGCTGATAGGCGAGAAAAGGAATTCCTTAAGGCGGCAtgcccttttcttcttctcaagCTTTTAGCATTTTCCCTGTCTTTTATGCCCCGCATTTCTAATTTCCTCATTAAGAAATGCAGAATATATGGTCTGTTGACGAATCGGAGTTACGTAGGACGTGGCCTAAGGGAAGGCCTGTTCGGTTCTGCGAAATATTCTGTGTTCTGGGTGATAATTCTTTCTGCGAAATTTTCTTTCAGCTACTTCCTACAGATTCAGCCCATGATCAAGCCCACAAAAGAATTATGGAACCTCAATGTTGTTAGTTACAGATTGCCTGAGGTTTTCACAGACAGAAGTGTTCTCATCATCGGGTTGCTGTGGTTTCCCGTAGTTCTGATTTATCTAATGGATCTTCAAATCTGGTACACTATCTCCACTTTTATGGTCGGGGTGGCTGTTGGAATTTTCTCGAGGTTAGGCGTGATTCAGAACATTGGGCAGCTGAGGTGTAGATTCGATGAGTTTGCTTGGGAAGTCATGCACAAATTTAACTTCATGCCAAAAGAGAGCATGCCACATGAGATGGAAAACCATCAGCGGTTCATTATGAGAAACAAAGTCACCTCCGAAATTATGAAGCTCAAATCTGACCATGTTATGGTGAGAAAGTTTTCCCTGTTGTGGAATGAGATAGTCGGTGCTTTCAGGGAGGAGGATGTTATTTCCGATTATGAGGTTGAGCTGCTGATGTTCCCACTGAATTATTGGAATGTCAGTGTGATAACATGGCCGTGTTTTCTCCTTCGTGATAATCTCATTCGCGCTCTCTCTGAGACCCAAAACATAGCAGATGCTCCCGACAAGTGGGTTTGCTATAAGATTTTCAAGGAAGAGCTTACTCGATGTGCAGTTGTTGAAGCTTATGATAGCATCAAGCACTTGTTACTGGAGAAAATAATCGATTCTCGAACTGAAGAGCATTCCATTGTCACCGCATGCTTTCAGGAGGTTGATGAATCTCTTGAAGTTGGCAGGTTCACTAAAAGATTTAATATGATGAAGCTTCCCCTGATCCATGTTGCTTTAATCGAATTTGTTGAATCACTGACCAAAGCCGAAAGAGATCTCGACAAAGTTGTGAATTCTTTGCAGACCCTTTATGTCATATATGTTCAAGAGTTCATTCAGGAAAGGAGAAGTATCCGACAGTTGAGCGAAGATGGTTTGGCTCCAAGGCATGCCCCTTCTGACTGTAGCGTGCTCTTTGGGAATGCTGTTGAGTTGCCTGGTGCCGGCGACACGGCTTTTGCCCAGCAGATCAGACGACTGCAGATAATTCTAACATCTCGAGATTCAATGGAAAATATCCCAGTGAATGATGAGATAAGACGCCGAATCGTCTTCTTCTGCAATTCTTTGTTTATGGGCATCCCAAAGGCTCCTTCAGTAGAGAAAATGAAGGCTTTCAGTGTTCTGACCCCTTACTATGACGAAGATGTGCTCTACAGCAAAGAAGAGCTTAAGACTAACAATGAGGACGGGATCAATGTGTTGTATTATCTGCAGACGGTTTATGATGAGGACTGGAAAAAATTTATGGAAAGGATGCGACGAGAAGGAATGGAGAATGAGAGTGAGATATGGACCACAAAGCTGATAGACCTCAGGCATTGGGCATCATATAGAGGCCAGACTCTTGCTCGTACTGTGAGGGGCATGATGTATTATGGTCGTGCTATAAAATTCTTGAGTTTTCTTGAATCTCTCTCGGAGATTGGATCCAGTGAGGGATCAGAAGAGCCAGTTGCATCTAGTTATTCTGTCAAAGGCCATCATCCGGATATATCAACAATGAAGTTCACATATTTGGTCACCTGCCAGAACTATGGTGACCAAAAAGTGCGTAACGATCCCCGAGCGGAGGAAATACTGTATCtaatgaaaaaatatgagGCCCTTCGTGTAGCCTACGTTGATGAAGTACTCAAGGGCAACGATGAGTATGAGTACTACTCTGTTCTCAGTAGGTATGATCCGGCGCTGCAGAAGGAAGTAGAAGTCTACAGAATCAAGTTACCAGGTCCGTTTAAGCTCGGGGAGGGAAAGCCTGAGAACCAAAACCACGCAATCATTTTCACACGAGGGGATGCGGTTCAAACGATTGACATGAACCAAGAGAGCTATTTTGAGGAGGCTCTCAAGATGGGAAATTTATTGGAAGAATTTGATACTCACTATGGTATCAGGAAGCCTACTATCCTCGGTTTAAGGGAACAcatatttactgcttcagtTTCATCGCTAGCTTGGTTGATGTCTGCACAGGAAACGGGTTTTGTCACTTCAGGGCAACGTGTTTTGGCAAACCCTTTGAAGGTCCGAATGCATTATGGACATCCTGACGTCTTTGACAGGATTtggttcttaacccgaggaggGGTTAGCAAGGCTTCTAGAGTGATTAATATATGCGAGGACATCTTTGCAGGCTTTAACTGCACAGTACGAGGAGGAAATGTCACACACCATGAGTACATGCGGATAGGAAAGGGAAGGGATGTTGGGTTGAATCAGATATCCATGTTCGAAGCTAAAATTGCCAGTGGAAGTGCAGAGCAACTTCTCAGCCGAGATGTGTACCGGTTGGGCCATAAACTGGACTTTTTCCGGATGCTGTCATTTTACCACTCCACAGTGGGATTCTATTTCAACAACATTATGGTGATCTGGACTATGTATGTATTATTTTGGGGAAAGTTATATATGGCTCTTAGCGGTGCTGAGGATTTCCAAATGGGTTTGGACAGGGATGCCCTTCGTGCCATCTTAGTCATACAGCTCGTACAATTAGTGCTGTTCACTGGGCTGCCAATGATTGTTGATGGTTCCGTTGAGTACGGAATCTATTCGGCTATTTGGGACTTTATGATCTCGCAGTTGCAGCTCTCCTCTGTTTTCTACACGTTCTCTATGGGAACTCGAGCCCATTTCTTTGGACGAACGATTCTTCATGGTGGTGCAAAGTACCGAGGAACTGGGCGTGGGTTTGTGGTGATGCGTGAGAGTTTTGCCAGTATCTACAGACTATATGCTCGAAGCCATTTCGTTAAGGCCATTGAGCTCGCACTGGTGCTTACGATGTATTCTCTCTATAGCCCTTTGGCAAACGGTACGTTTGCTTTCATAGACACGAGCATCTCAGGCTGGTTCCTAGTTTTCTCATGGATGTTATCTCCTTTTATCTTCAACCCGTCTGGCTTTACTTGGTTCAAGACCGTCGATGACCTGGATCAATTTAAGAGGTGGATTTGGTACCCGGGTGGCATGTTtggaaaggaagaagataGCTGGGAACGTTGGTGGTATCAAGAGCAGGATCATCTGAGGACAACGGGCTTCTGGGGGAAGTTGTTAGAGATAATTTTGGGCTTgcgcttcttttttttccagtaCGGGATAGTGTATCAGCTCCGTATAGCTTCAGGAAGGACAAATTTCTATGTGTACTTGCTATCTTGGGTATATGTTGCTGTGCCTTTTGCGGCGCATATAATGATCTCACATGCACACAGAAAGTATGCTGCGAAAAGGCACATCTATTATCGGTTCTTAAACTCCTTGGGCATCCTGGTATTGCTGTTGGTAATAACTGCCCTGTTTCTGTTGACATCATTCACCATCGGTGATCTCGTTGTTGGTCTGGTGGCAGCTGTACCCACTGGATGGGGCTTGGTTTCGGTCGCCCAAGTGCTTAGTCCCCTTCTTCAGAGAACTCTTCTGTGGAGCACTGTTGTTTCTGTGGCTCGACTATACGATCTCTTGCTCGGGCTCATTGTTATGGCGCCTGTGGCTATACTGTCATGGCTTCCGGGGGTTCAGTCCATGCAGACAAGAGTTCTGTTCAATGCTGCATTTTGTCGGGGGCTGCAAGTCCGTCAAATGCTTGCTGGGATTATGTTGAAGCCAATCTC ATCAGACTAG